The sequence below is a genomic window from Desulfobulbus oligotrophicus.
ATCCGATGAATCTCCGGCGGCAAACACCTCCTGCACGGCTCCGGTTACCACAAACATGACGATCAGAACCCAGATGGCAAGCAAATATTGTTTTCTAAACATTCTCCCCCTCCATTACGGATGTATGAACAATATTGTACAATAAACCACTCTCATTGAGCAATTTATCATAAGAAAGAAAAAAAACGAACTTTTTCTAGAAAGAACAGCGAATTCTTGGTTATAGTTAACAACATGTAATTACATTTTATTTTTTGAGCCTGTCAGGGAACATACTATGCACCTTTTCTTTCGGCCCGTTGTTGTCTACGCCTGCTCCTGTTTTCTGGTCGTTTCCGTCCTCTTCGGGTGCTCCAGTGACCCGGCACAGAAGAAGGTCACCCACCTTAAAAAAGCCATGGTGTACCTGGAGGACAGCAAGGAACAGGAGGCGATCATCGAGCTGCGCAACGCAGTGCAGATCGACCCGAAATATGCCGAGGCCCGTTACCAGCTCGGGCTGCTGTACCTCAATCGTGGCGAGCCTAATCTGGCCTTTGAAGAACTACAGCAGGCGGCGAGTCTCGACCCGGCCAACTTCGATGCCAAGATAAAAACCGCTGAACTGTATCTGCTTGCCGACCAGAAAGAGGCCTCCAGAAAGCTGCTCAACGAAATACTTGCCAAGGACGCCGACAACAAAGATGCCCTTGCCCTGCTCGCCAATGTGGAGCTGTTTGAGGGCAACCATGAGGCAGCTCTTGCCGGTATTGACAGAGCCCTGGCCAAAACACCTGAAGATGACCGGTTGTGGGGTGTTAAGGGTCGTGTCTTATCAGCCATGCAACGTTTTCCGGAAGCAGAGCAGGCCTTTCTCAAGGCTCTGGAGCTCGACCGGAACGAGGCAACAAACTACTCCCTGCTGGCGTCCTTTTACATCGAACGCCAACAGCCGTACAAGGCCCGGGAGATTCTTGAGAAAATGGCCGGAGCATTTCCGGATTCTCCGCAACCGTACCTGCAGATGGCCTCCATCGACCTTGCGCACAACAACGTGGCAGCAGCTGAACAGCATCTCCAGCAGGCCGTTCAAGCTGATCCGAAAAACAGCCGGCTGAAACTCTCCCTTGCCGAATTTTACACCAGACAGCACAAGCCCGATCAGGCAGAGCAACAGTACAAGGAGGCCATTGACACCGCAGAGGTGAAAGAAGATGTCCAGGCACAGCTGGCCGACTTTTACTTTGACCACGGCAGGTTTGAAGAGGCGCGACACCTGATGGGGCAGATACTTGCCAAACAGGAAAAAAATGCCGGAGCCAACCTGGTTCAGGCTAAATTCTATACCCGGGAAGACAAAAATCCGGAAGCCCTGAGCATCATCAACGGACTGATCCGGGACTACCCGAAATGGGATAAACCATACCTGGTCAAGGCCGTGGCGCACAGCAACCAGATGGACAGGAGACAGGCTAAGGAGGCCCTGCTCGAGGCTATTAAACTTAATCCCGGCTTTGCCAGGGCCCGCTCGTTACTGGCCGCGCTTTCACTGCAGGAAGGAGAATTTGAAACAGCCAAAAAAGAGGCTGCCACTGCCCTGAAAATCAATCCTAACGATTTCCGGTCGGCGCTGACCCTGGCTGAAAGCATGTTTGCGACCAGGGACTACGGGACAGCAGAAAAGATGTTTGTCGACCTCCACAATAAACTACCTGAAAATGTCGATGTTCTCGGCGGTCTTGGGCTCACCTATCTGGCAATGGGGCAGCATGAAAAAGCAAAACAGACGTTTACAAAACTGCTCACCATCCAACCGGATAACGCCAAGGGACTGACCTTTCTGCTGCAGATTGCTCAAACAGAAGGTGCCAAACAGGAAGATCTGCTGAAAATGGCCCAGGCCCAGATCGCCAAAGCACCACAGAGCGGGGGGCTGCAGATTCTTCTGGGCAATCTCTATCTGAGTGCCGACCAACCGGAAAAGGCGCTGGCTGCCTACCAAAAGGCTCAGGAGCTTGACCCGGAAAACCCCCTCTCGTATACGATGAGCGCCATGGTCCTTGCCAAACAGGGTAAAACCGACCAGGCCATCGCGGAGTACAAAGACCTGCTGCGCAAGCATCCCCGGTCTGTGAACGCGCATATGGGCCTGGGTTCACTCTACGAACAGACCGCCGAACATGGTCTGGCCCGGGAAACGTACGCCCACATCCTGACCATCAAACCGGATTTTGCTCCGGCGGCCAACAACCTTGCCTGGCTGATTGCTGAAAGTGAAAATCCGGATCTTGGTGAGGCGTTACGCCTGGCAATGCTTGCCAAACAGCAGCAGCCGGACGATGCCTATATCATCGATACCCTGGGATGGGTCCATTACAAACGCGGATCGTACACCCTTGCGCGTAACGAGTTTGCCCAGGCTGTACAAAAACAGGATGATCTGCCGGTTCTCCGCTATCATCTTGCCCTGGCGCTGTATGGAGAAGGTAAAAAGCAGGAGGCGATCCAGGAACTGACACAAGCATTGACCCAGAAAAACGCCTTTGAGGAGAGGGATGAGGCTGCCGCTGTTCTCAAAAAATGGCAAGATGAACAGTAACACAAACCTGTACCTGTACTATGGTGAACTTACAGTTACCGAGCACCCCCGTTCTCAGCACCGAACAGATCCACCGGCGCGTCCGGGAACTCGGACAGCAGATCGGTCAGCAATACCGGGGCAGACGGCTGGTACTCCTTGGCGTGCTGAACGGCGCCTTTATCTTTACAGCGGATCTTTGCCGGGCCATTGACCTGGACCTTGAAATCGATTTTGTCCGGGTGGTCAGCTACGGCAAGGCATCGGTCTCATCCGGCTCCATTTGTTTAATCAGGGAACCGGACATTGACCTGACCGGCAAGGATGTGCTCCTGGTGGAGGATATCGTTGATACCGGCACGACCATGGCCTGGCTGCAGCAGCACTTTTCAGCCGGCAGGGCCGCAGACGTGCGCACCTGTACGCTGATTGACAAAAAAGAACGAAGGACCACGGCCGTTGATGTCGATTTTGTCGGCTTTGACCTCGATCGCGGCTTTCTCGTCGGCTATGGTCTTGACTATGCTGAAAGATATCGGAATCTCAGCGCCATTTATTCATTAGACTAACACCATCCCTGTCGGGGCGATCCGGCCCGGACAGGAACGAACTCTTCGTCAATCCGTTGATTTGGAGGCTGTTATGCAGAAAAAAATATTTGCCGTCATTCTTTCCGGTTGTGGACACCAGGACGGTGCCGAAATCCACGAGGCCACCCTCACCCTCTGGGCCATCCATAAAAACGGCGCAGACTTTCAATGTTATGCCCCGGACATCAGACAACACCATGTTCTCAACCATATCACCGGTGAGGAGATGAGTGAGAAGCGTAACGTCCTGATTGAATCGGCACGCATTGCCAGAGGCAAAATCGCCTCCCTTGCCACCTTCAACCCGAATTCTGTTGACGGGCTGGTTATCCCGGGAGGATTCGGGGCTGCCAAAAACCTCAGCTCCTATGCGTTTGACGGTGCGAACTGCACCGTCAACAAGGATGTGGCCGGTGCTATCAAGGGTATCCACGATGCCGGCAAACCAATCGGTGCTCTGTGCATAGCACCGGTGATCCTTGCCAAGGTACTTGGCAACGTCACCCTCACCATCGGTCAGGACCAGGGGACTGCAGACAACATCGCTGCCATGGGGGCACACCATCAGCCAACCATGCAGGGTGAGATCGCCATTGACCGCGACCAGAAGATCGTCAGCACCCCCTGCTACATGCTCAACTCACGAATCGACCAGATTGCCGAGGGAGCGGATAAGCTGATCCGGGCAATGCTGGAAATGATGAACTAGGCTGTCTTTACCGGTGTCTCGGGACTGCAGTCACCTGCTTGCCCTGCACCGGCCATCCACCCGATCCGCCGGGTGTGCGTTGCCACATCCGGCGGCTGTGCATGCAAAACCAGAGATGTTTCCGGCTTAAAGACGGTTCACCAGTGCAGCAAAGGCGGCGGCATCCAGACAGGCCTTACCCAGCATGATACCGCTCAACCCCGGCAATGACCACAGCCGGTCGGCGTTGTCCACGGTTATCCCGCCGCCATAAAGCACCGGACGGTTATCCGTTGCCCGGCCGATGGCCGGTAACTGCGCTGTAATGTCTGTCTCGCTTCTGGCCATCTCCAGGGTGCCCGGTGTTTCCGGCGTATACGCCCATAGCAGTTTAGGCAACTCCTCCGAGGCCATGGCAGCAGCCTGGGTGACGATCTGATTCTGACCAAAGCAGACGATCGGCTGCAGATCTTCAACCAGCGACTCGTAGGCCTGCCGTGCAACATCCTGTGTTGTTTCCCGGAAGTACTGCCGCCTTTCCCGGTGACCGATCAGCGTGTAGCGGGCCAGTCCCCGCAACCAGGCCGCTGGTATCGAACCTGTATAACTTCCCTGGGGATACGCAGAAACCCCCTGCGCTGCCAGTGATATCCCTGCAATCGGCTGTGCCCACTTTGCCGCTGACTCCATGAACAGTGCCGGTACCGCGATGACAACCTCCACATCCAGCCGAGGGCGATACACCTCAGCAAAAACAGCACACCATTGCCGAGCCCGTTCCGGTGAGAGATAGGCCTTCCAGTTGGCCACCACCATTTTTTTCATATTTCCCCCTGATGTTTCAGATATATGGTCAATTTGCAGTGATGCAGGTTTCGGCAGGCATCCACCGCCGACCCCCAACACTCACTCATACTGAATCCGCCGCAAGACGGGCTCTTAAGACAGACTGTACCTGCTCAAAATCAGCACCGGTCACGATAACGACTTTAGATCGACTCTGCAGGCCGGTCCTGATGGTTAATGAAGATTTAGGAAGATGCAGCAGCCTGGCGAGAAAACTGATCACCGCTTTATTGGCCTTGCCGTCAACCGGCGGCGTTGTCAGCCGCAGCTTGAGTCTGCCCTCGTGTAAACCGGCCAGGCCGTCACGTGCGGCCCGAGGCTGGACATACAGGGCAATGGACAGAGAGCCGTCGGGAAGTGACTGCAGACAGGGAAGAGTGGTGTCGGACTGCTTCATGATATCCTGGAAACATGCTCTCTGTCCGACACAGAAGGCCCCGGGTGTTTTCAGCAGGAGCTCCCGGAGGGGTTGCGCATTTACTGAAAATACATGGCCAGCTGCTGGATCGTGGGGACAAGAAAGCTCTGCAAAAAGATAATGATCAGGATAAGGACCATGGGGCTGAGATCAAGACCGCCCATTACCGGGACAAAACGACGGATCTTCACCAGCACCGGATCGGTCACCTGACGCAAGAATCGGACAATAGGGTTATAGGGGTCGGCATTGACCCAGGTAATCACCGCCCGTGCAATCACCACCCAAATGTAGGCGCCGAGGACGAAGTTCAGTAGTTTAGCTACAGCCATGAGAAAGTTGCTCAGCATGAACATATTCGCTCTTTTCCTTGTTTATTTGGTCGAGTGACTGCATAGTGGCCTGACGGTTTCACCGGTTTACGCTACCCGGCTCCCGGCTGCAACAGGTGCGGCCACGGTGGCAATAACCAGTTTCTCCGTCCCGTCGGCCTGCTGCTCCTTTGCTGCCAGCATCATGCCCTGGGATGCGATCCCCATGAGCTTGGCCGGCTTCAGATTCGCCACGATAATGACCCGTCGGCCGATGAGGGTTTCCGGGGCATAGAACTCTGCAATGCCGGCAACAATGGTCCGTTCTTCAGGAGCCCGCACTGTTAGTTTAAGCAATCGCTTTGATTTGTCGACCTTTTCCGCGGCCACAATCTCCGCTACCCGCAGATCCACAGACTGGAACTGATCAAAACTGATCAGGCCCTCTGTGGTCTCAACAGCAACAGTCGCTGCTGATGGCTGCCTGACCGGCGTTGCAGCACTGATTTCGACATTTTTCTCCACACGGGGAAACAGAGGCGTTCCCTTATCGATCACCGTACCTGATGGGATTTCTCCCCACTTCTGCAGGTTGTCGATGGTGATGGCCGCAAACAGTTGCTCCATGCCCAGGGCCACCGTCATTTTCCGGGCAGTCTCCGGCATGACCGGTCCAAGAAGCACGGCAATCTTCCACAGTGATTCGGCTAAAAAGTACAGTACCGTTCGCAACCGATCCGCCTGCCGAGGATTTTTGGCCATTTCCCAGGGTGCGTT
It includes:
- a CDS encoding tetratricopeptide repeat protein encodes the protein MHLFFRPVVVYACSCFLVVSVLFGCSSDPAQKKVTHLKKAMVYLEDSKEQEAIIELRNAVQIDPKYAEARYQLGLLYLNRGEPNLAFEELQQAASLDPANFDAKIKTAELYLLADQKEASRKLLNEILAKDADNKDALALLANVELFEGNHEAALAGIDRALAKTPEDDRLWGVKGRVLSAMQRFPEAEQAFLKALELDRNEATNYSLLASFYIERQQPYKAREILEKMAGAFPDSPQPYLQMASIDLAHNNVAAAEQHLQQAVQADPKNSRLKLSLAEFYTRQHKPDQAEQQYKEAIDTAEVKEDVQAQLADFYFDHGRFEEARHLMGQILAKQEKNAGANLVQAKFYTREDKNPEALSIINGLIRDYPKWDKPYLVKAVAHSNQMDRRQAKEALLEAIKLNPGFARARSLLAALSLQEGEFETAKKEAATALKINPNDFRSALTLAESMFATRDYGTAEKMFVDLHNKLPENVDVLGGLGLTYLAMGQHEKAKQTFTKLLTIQPDNAKGLTFLLQIAQTEGAKQEDLLKMAQAQIAKAPQSGGLQILLGNLYLSADQPEKALAAYQKAQELDPENPLSYTMSAMVLAKQGKTDQAIAEYKDLLRKHPRSVNAHMGLGSLYEQTAEHGLARETYAHILTIKPDFAPAANNLAWLIAESENPDLGEALRLAMLAKQQQPDDAYIIDTLGWVHYKRGSYTLARNEFAQAVQKQDDLPVLRYHLALALYGEGKKQEAIQELTQALTQKNAFEERDEAAAVLKKWQDEQ
- the hpt gene encoding hypoxanthine phosphoribosyltransferase, whose amino-acid sequence is MVNLQLPSTPVLSTEQIHRRVRELGQQIGQQYRGRRLVLLGVLNGAFIFTADLCRAIDLDLEIDFVRVVSYGKASVSSGSICLIREPDIDLTGKDVLLVEDIVDTGTTMAWLQQHFSAGRAADVRTCTLIDKKERRTTAVDVDFVGFDLDRGFLVGYGLDYAERYRNLSAIYSLD
- the elbB gene encoding isoprenoid biosynthesis glyoxalase ElbB, giving the protein MQKKIFAVILSGCGHQDGAEIHEATLTLWAIHKNGADFQCYAPDIRQHHVLNHITGEEMSEKRNVLIESARIARGKIASLATFNPNSVDGLVIPGGFGAAKNLSSYAFDGANCTVNKDVAGAIKGIHDAGKPIGALCIAPVILAKVLGNVTLTIGQDQGTADNIAAMGAHHQPTMQGEIAIDRDQKIVSTPCYMLNSRIDQIAEGADKLIRAMLEMMN
- a CDS encoding triose-phosphate isomerase, giving the protein MKKMVVANWKAYLSPERARQWCAVFAEVYRPRLDVEVVIAVPALFMESAAKWAQPIAGISLAAQGVSAYPQGSYTGSIPAAWLRGLARYTLIGHRERRQYFRETTQDVARQAYESLVEDLQPIVCFGQNQIVTQAAAMASEELPKLLWAYTPETPGTLEMARSETDITAQLPAIGRATDNRPVLYGGGITVDNADRLWSLPGLSGIMLGKACLDAAAFAALVNRL
- a CDS encoding DUF167 domain-containing protein — translated: MKQSDTTLPCLQSLPDGSLSIALYVQPRAARDGLAGLHEGRLKLRLTTPPVDGKANKAVISFLARLLHLPKSSLTIRTGLQSRSKVVIVTGADFEQVQSVLRARLAADSV
- a CDS encoding YggT family protein, which codes for MFMLSNFLMAVAKLLNFVLGAYIWVVIARAVITWVNADPYNPIVRFLRQVTDPVLVKIRRFVPVMGGLDLSPMVLILIIIFLQSFLVPTIQQLAMYFQ